In the Plasmodium gaboni strain SY75 chromosome 13, whole genome shotgun sequence genome, TGGAAAGTTCAAAATGGTTATTGTTTAGCTCCGAATACATTTGATTTAtgtaaaagaaaaaaaatatccattgaaaatatgacaagaaaagaaaaagaaaatattgaaaaagAATGTTTTGTATCTTGGCCttgtataaataataaaaaaaatacaaacAAATCATATTGTCAAATAAATTGGCAACCTGAATGTCCTTTAGGATGGATTAAAAAGGAGGATAAACAAAATCAAAAGAAAGATGAATATGTTTGTATATTATCAAATGAGAaacaattatattatacagatgaaaataagtttaattcattaaataaagaaaaatgtacaaatatttttttaaaaaaaaattctgATGAAGTTACAAAAAGGGAAATAGCATCTGTTTGTAACACCCCTTGGCCATGTTTAAATAATGAGaagatttatatttctCATGATGTTGTGcatgaaaaaaaagaaaaaaaaaaaaatttaaatgGGCCTCTTACAAATGAGGGgcaaatatataaaaatggGAAGTATCAAATAGTGGAGAATGAAAGAAATTCTTCTTTATCTGACATTATGAAGTAGAacatatgaaaatatatatatatatatatatatgtataatatttttatcaatatataagtttgtttttttgtttgtttattctttaatttttattttataatttttttttttactttaaaaatacaaaagtgcacttatatacatttcaaaaatataataatatacacactttaaaatttaaatgaaaaagttccttaaaaaaaaaaaaaaaaaaagaaataacATAATGATTATAAAGAAGAATGGTGTAACAttaccaaaaaaaaaaaaatgaagatctaattttaattttgatggtgatttttttttctgttttttttttttttttttaaactaTAATATGGAttaaatagaaaaaataaaataaataaattacaaaaaaatagatAAGAGTCCAATGTTGtacatttaaatataatgtgtaaaattatttaacaatatatatatatatataaatttttttttttaagtttgaaattttttgtttttaagGTTCCcataatatttatagaNNNNNNNNNNNNNNNNNNNNNNNNNNNNNNNNNNNNNNNNNNNNNNNNNNNNNNNNNNNNNNNNNNNNNNNNNNNNNNNNNNNNNNNNNNNNNNNNNNNNatatataaaattatacTCTCTGAAAtcatttttcattttttataactCAGTAGAATTCAAGtggtttttttttcaatatattttaaaaaagatataatatatatataatatatatattatgttaCTTTTATGTAATTTTCAATAAGTGagaaattttttattttttcatcatatcTTAATTTTGTAAgaatgagaaaaaaaaaaataaaataaaaaaaatagaagaataatttatatcttcTAAATGGACAATGATTAGACTGAAAAGgagttatatatataaatatgtatttatatatatatatatgtatttatatgacataaataaaatatataaatatatatattatatatattatatatatgtcaattcttagttttttttttttttttttttttttttttttagaatTCCTGTGAAGAAATCATACTTTTTTTCCTTCTctatttaaagaaaaaaaatatttatatataacaaaataaatatattaaataaataaatgaaacataaatatataaatatattatatatatatatgtatatttttaaatattttatttatatataacagcaatttttctttttttgtcAATTTAGAATGTGTTCTTTTACAATTTGtggaaaaatatatatatatatatatatacatgtaaattttattttatgaaacagtaaaatatatacatattaataaatataataattttgtaacatcacaaaattataaaaaatatatatttttatatatatatatatatttaaaatatatattttattttttattacataaattatggttaatttttgtttaatttGAAAATTACATgtttttcctttttaaaaaaaaaaaaaaaaaaattaaataaatataaaataaataaatatatatataatatatatatgtataatatttaaaatcAGGTTTCATATAAGAATgccatttttttttttttttttatatgagTATTTTTCAACgtgatattattaaaatataaaatcatatatataaaaacatatacatatatatatatattataaatacatcaatgtaaaaaattttttttttattattattaaataaaatgtacATCTACAgaataaagaaattataaaaatataaaataatataattcacatttatattaatataatgcttaaaaacaaaatgtaggttaatttataagatggtcgtaataatatatatatatatatatatattttataatttattaaatgtaGATTAAAATACCATtcaattattatataacatgTCAAAACAcataattaatataattctCTATACAATTATGTGAACATGtgaatatttattcaacctttttttttttttcattattatatatataaaagaaagaaagaaagaaaaactgtccacatatatataataatattatatatgtatatattatattctcaacataaaaaaataaaaaataaattttgtCACATTTTCAATTTTACAATATGTTGTAAATACaaatttgttatatatatatatatatatatatatatatatatatttatatatatatatttttttttttttttttttttttttatttattttatataatgatagATTATGTATTGAAAAACCCTTTTATTGTTTCTCTCGCAATTAGCCTTTTTAGTGTTATATTAGAATTTTATACTACTATTGGAAAATTTTTAAGTGCTTATTTTTTCAGTTTTTTTTGTGGaataattatgaatataatatgtgAACTTCAAACagatgataaaatatacgatacaggtttttttttaaaacaaaCCTTATCTTATTCATTGTGTATATCTATAATGTTAactttttcatttataaagaaaaaagtaaaaaatattcttttcttatataaatcaCCATCTATGTATACAACtgaattttataaaaatatatataattataaagtaattaaaaatatttcaatatataatttcataAACCAAAGCAGATTATTACATCTTGGTATTGCATTCTTCTTTGGTGCTATTTCAACCATTATTGGGGTTgttatatcatatattttaattaaacatatatttataaaaaataaaattgatattaatagttattatttaaaaaatattgcTTCTTGTTTTGTGTCTACCTATATAGGTGgatttattaatttcatAGAAGTTTCTGATATGTTAAATTTAAATACTACATTGAGAAATAGTATATTCATATTAGATGATATgtttacaaatatatttcttatgATGTTACCTCTATGTAAAAATTATAccaaatatttttattcttataatgataattcgcttttttcaataaataaaaaagagGAGCAACAAGCGGAGAAGGaggaaaatataaaaaataaaatatataattcattcattcaaaattatgatactgacgaagaaaaaaaattaataaacaaaaaatcATTATTTACATCATATGGCTCTTTCACAAATCatatcaatattataaataataaggaaaaaaattatatggagtctccttatttttttatatataataggATTCATGTAATTATTTGTGATTTTTTCGCTATCatgttcatatttttcttaaCACGAAAGATATTGAATGATTTCgaatttttatataaacatatttctttttatattaatatagaTAAGATTAAAACCCCTTTCTTACTTATAATAACgtttatgtatatattttcaatagattatgtattattcattatgaataaagtaataaataataatcatcTTATCAATTTTGTTATGGATATATATCATAGATCATTGGAATATTATTCAACCATTTTAAAACTTACAAccatatattatttatcCCTTTCGGCAATatcaataaatataaagaatgTGTTTAATATAGCAAAACCTTTGGtcttatttataatatgtatattaataattcatGTCTTATgtacttttattttttcctatatatataattgtgCTTTAAAATCTGAACATGcacttatatatattgatgAAGTTTTATTAGCCATTAACGCAAATATAGGAGGACCAACAACAGCTGCATTAATGTCTGAAATGATAGGGAGATCTGATTTGATATTTGCATCACTTTTTTGGGGGGTTGTAGGTTATTTGATAGCAACCCCTATAGCAATGCAAATTAATTCAATATTATGAAGGgtgcaaaaaaaaataaataaataaaaaataaataaatatgggtaatattatttctatgATATCATAAATAATCTATATAACTACATACATACCTACATATGTACATATGTACACTTATTTGTATTGAATGttaaaatgtttttatttatacaatTCTGTATAgaacaattttttttttttttttatatgcttaacatttttaaaaaatattaatacaaaattatgtacatataataacatattggctatttattatatatatatatatatatatatatggaaagaaagaaaaaaaaacatgtctaaaaatatatgaactgttcaggaaaaaataaaaaaaataaaaaNNNNNNNNNNNNNNNNNNNNNNNNNNNNNNNNNNNNNNNNNNNNNNNNNNNNNNNNNNNNNNNNNNNNNNNNNNNNNNNNNNNNNNNNNNNNNNNNNNNNatatataaaaatatatattataatatattatatattttttttttttttttatttttttatattttttttatattttatatattttttttttttttttttttttttttttttttttttttttttttttttttttttttttttggttttACGACTTAtgatattttaatttatgaattaaaaaaatgaaaaagaaaaaaaagagcGGTGAAGATGATGTATGGGATGAATCATTAAACGATTTTATggaaataaataaaaatagttGTAGTTTAACAAGAGATACCATACATGGTCGTCTTCGACCTGAACCAGaaataatagaaaatatattagaaGAATTAGAGAATAAGATAAGacattattttaatttatatcaAATAGAGAAGGAGAAAAGGACATGTTCAGATaagaataattattatttacagAAGGAATTATATAAAGCATATGCAACATTAGACAagaataaattatatactaaaaaattagaagataaattaaatagtattaaagaaaatgaatGTAATTTAATAGATACAGTACGTCGTATTgatttgttatatattcaattaGATACATTAGTACAATCTTTTGCAGGTATATGTACTCAAGTAATTATtgaaataaatgaaaataagGATAATGTAATGAATACCCttgatataaaaaaaaggaaaacCGAAACAATAAAGATGTTATtagattatatatatccttGTCGAACACTTGACCCACGTCTTAATTCATTATATGGaatgttatattatcaatCTATTGGTTTATTAAAAGATGAAAGTTTTGTAGGTCCTCCTATTCCTCCTATACCACCTGTAGTACCTTCTGAATCTAATGGATGGTTACCTCCAAGTggtagtaataataataagatgATGATAACAAGTGagaataatatgaatattttagCAGATCATCGTTTTTCTGATTTAATAAGAATGGTTCATAGTGGCCAAAATGCCGTAATTAATTATCCTgatatcataaaaaatatgtatgaTCAAAATGATAAGATAGGTACCAAAAATTTATCAAATGCAGAAAATGTTTCCCTTActcaaaataaaaataatataaataatataaataatataaatattaatggtagtattaatagtaataatattaatatgaatgaaaGAGGAAGTTATTATAATCAGTCACTCAATATAGATGACTTGACTGGATTTGACGTACATATAGGTATCATGGAAATAAATTGCCCTATGAATGATCCTAAAATTGTATGTGTTGTAAGATATGACGATGAAAGTGTTAATTCAGCTATTCAAGATGTTCAAAGGGTTAGTAAACCTAAAAGTCCTGACCAGGTTATGTCTACAGGAGaatacatttttaatattgataataaaattcaTTTGAATAATTTACCCCAAAAAAAAACTGGTGATGTCCCAAGTTTTATGATAGATATACATGATGTTAATGGAAAGGAGTTAATTGGCACATGCTCATGTTCTTTTATTAATGAGAAAACCTTAATAAAAAACAGTATTTGGGATATATAttctaaaaaaaacaattcAACACCAGATGTGATAATAGGAAAAATGTATGTAACTATATCTCCATATCCATCTAAGTCCATTTTGCCTGCACAACTTTTTAAGAATGTAAAACATTCTCAATATAAAACACCAGGTAGGGTGGAATCTGAAAGTGGTGTATTATCAAAATCTAATGTAGATATGtcaaaaaatatgaatgaCACGAAAATATCTACAAAAGGGAAGGTAGGCTTTCAAAAATCGGCTATCCTAAGTAAAGTAATAGTTGATAAGACACCTCTTGAGAACAAAAAGAAAGTGTCGGTCCCAGTGCAGCGAGGAAAGAGGGTGTCCTTCAAGTCCTTCTCCCTAAAATTGGAATCCTCAGGtagaaaataaaacaaatatataaaatgttgtagattgtataaatatataaatatatatatatttatatatatatatttatatgtttatatgtttatatgtttgtatttatttatttattttttttttttgaagaGTCCAAAGATGAGgaagataataatacaGAACAGGGAAGTAAAAGCCAGACGGAAAAAGAAGCAACTGTTGcagataataataacagAGATGTggatgataaaaaaaaagaaagtGATAAGGATGTAGGAGAAACAAATAAAGTATCTTCAAAATTTTCTGTAAAGAATTTTATCAAGAATTTTGCTAACAAGATTGAGTctaataaaatagaaaagGAGAATGTTTCATTGACCttgaagaaaaaaacagacaaagaagaaatgaaggatgataaaaatataagtgaagaaaataaagtGGAAAAGAAAGAAGCACAGGATGAGAATGAGAATAAAGacaatattataaagaaGGAAATGTCCAAGGTAAAAGATGGTATCTTAAAAATTAAGCTCCCTGCATTATCAAAAAAGGAGCCAAGTATTGTTGTTACGAAGGAGTCTGCAAAGAGTAAGGCCGCTGAAGAAAAAGTAGGTGATGATAAAAAGATGATGTCAAGTGGAAAAAGTTCAGAACTGAAAGTAAAAGATTTAACCACAAATAGagaaaatgatgataaaaaaaatgataataaaaatgatgatgatgaaaaaaatgatgatgaaaaaaatgatgatgaaaaaaatgatgatgaaaaaaatgatgatgaaaaaaatgatgatgaaaaaaatgatgataaaaaaaatgatgataataataataacaataatgaTGATGGTGGTAAGGGCATAGTAGGTAAACCCAAAATGGCTTTGccaaaaataaaaatagagCCAAAAAAAGAtagtttaaaaaaaatattattaaacaAAACGATAGGGAAAACTTCAACAGCTGAAACAAAAATGATGAATACAAAAGATGAAGAAGGAGCAAAACCTAAGTTGTCAAtcttaaaaaaagaaattcctttgaataataaagaagatAGTTCTAATGTATCAAAATTTGCAAAAATATCTAAAACAGTGatgaataaaaatgatatggaacaaaacaaaattaCTGAAGAAGGCAAAGGAAATAAATTTGGAATGAAAAAGGAAGAAACAGCCAAAGGAGAAGTAGTAAGTGAAAAGAAGAAACCGAGTAAGAGTTCaatgttttcttttttcaaGTTAAGACAATCGAGGGTAGAAAATGAAGGAAACACAACTAAAGTAGGTGAAGTACAAAAGGATGTATCTGTAACACAAAAAAAGGAAGTAGCAACTAAAGCTATTGAAAAGGATGTTTCAAAGATGATTAAATTACCAATCCAGAAAAAGGAAGCACCCAGTGTAGCATCAcgtaataaaaaataaaatatatatataatatatatatatataatatatatatatatatatatatgtatgtcCTGTTCTATTgtgaaatatttataaatatcttacatattttacatattttacatatttttatatttttatatttttatagaaGAAAGCGTGGAGAGCGAAGAACTGAAAAGCAAAATTCAAGAAGCCAAAAGCAAAACCCTATTAATTGATAAAAGCAAGGTACTAAGtaaattatcaaaaaatgTCCCAGTCAAAAAGGAAATTAAAAAGTTTGTTCCTAAGCTGAAAAATTTTGCATgaatataaacaaaatgGATATCATTCAAAGTTTGTAAGAGAAGTCAAAAGGATAACTTTTTCATAACTtttacataattttttcataaattttgttttttttttttttttttttttttatgatatgTACAATTTTATGATTAATGCATGTACATAAAGgaagatataaaatatattaaatgttaacataaaatactaaatatatatatatattatatatatattatatatatatatatatatatatatatatatatatatatatatttttgtatttttcttaattttatttttattatatatatatattatattttttatttatttattattttttttttttttttccacGGTTTATTTCTAATTGTATTAACAATATGTAAATACTTCCtatatatctttttctCAAAATTAAacgttttttttttttttaaaggaTTGTTTACGTtcccttttttttatagagGCAAAGAGGGAACCTACTAACACCTATGACACGAATGtacattatattaaaataaaaaatacaaaaagGTAATGATATGAGaatgaatttttttatatatgtttcaaccttttaaaaaaaaaaaaaaaaaaaaaaaaaagtaaatagataaatgaataaatgAACAAATGAACAAATGAACAAATNNNNNNNNNNNNNNNNNNNNNNNNNNNNNNNNNNNNNNNNNNNNNNNNNNNNNNNNNNNNNNNNNNNNNNNNNNNNNNNNNNNNNNNNNNNNNNNNNNNNNNNNNNNNNNNNNNNNNNNNNNNNNNNNNNNNNNNNNNNNNNNNNNNNNNNNNNNNNNNNNNNNNNNNNNNNNNNNNNNNNNNNNNNNNNNNNNNNNNNNNNNNNNNNNNNNNNNNNNNNNNNNNNNNNNNNNNNNNNNNNNNNNNNNNNNNNNNNNNNNNNNNNNNNNNNNNNNNNNNNNNNNNNNNNNNNNNNNNNNNaaaaaaaaaaaaaaaagtaaataaataaatgaataaatgaacaaatgaacaaatgaacaaatgaacaaatgaacaaatagataaatgaataaatgaataaatgcataaatacatttatatatttatatatttatacatgtatatattttttattttatgatgtaatataaatgtacTTCAGTTATACTCTTTTGAGGGATAACTTATAATTTAATGTTAAACATATTTATGTAAA is a window encoding:
- a CDS encoding putative membrane protein (conserved Plasmodium membrane protein, unknown function), encoding MIDYVLKNPFIVSLAISLFSVILEFYTTIGKFLSAYFFSFFCGIIMNIICELQTDDKIYDTGFFLKQTLSYSLCISIMLTFSFIKKKVKNILFLYKSPSMYTTEFYKNIYNYKVIKNISIYNFINQSRLLHLGIAFFFGAISTIIGVVISYILIKHIFIKNKIDINSYYLKNIASCFVSTYIGGFINFIEVSDMLNLNTTLRNSIFILDDMFTNIFLMMLPLCKNYTKYFYSYNDNSLFSINKKEEQQAEKEENIKNKIYNSFIQNYDTDEEKKLINKKSLFTSYGSFTNHINIINNKEKNYMESPYFFIYNRIHVIICDFFAIMFIFFLTRKILNDFEFLYKHISFYINIDKIKTPFLLIITFMYIFSIDYVLFIMNKVINNNHLINFVMDIYHRSLEYYSTILKLTTIYYLSLSAISINIKNVFNIAKPLVLFIICILIIHVLCTFIFSYIYNCALKSEHALIYIDEVLLAINANIGGPTTAALMSEMIGRSDLIFASLFWGVVGYLIATPIAMQINSIL
- a CDS encoding hypothetical protein (conserved Plasmodium protein, unknown function); the protein is MKKKKKSGEDDVWDESLNDFMEINKNSCSLTRDTIHGRLRPEPEIIENILEELENKIRHYFNLYQIEKEKRTCSDKNNYYLQKELYKAYATLDKNKLYTKKLEDKLNSIKENECNLIDTVRRIDLLYIQLDTLVQSFAGICTQVIIEINENKDNVMNTLDIKKRKTETIKMLLDYIYPCRTLDPRLNSLYGMLYYQSIGLLKDESFVGPPIPPIPPVVPSESNGWLPPSGSNNNKMMITSENNMNILADHRFSDLIRMVHSGQNAVINYPDIIKNMYDQNDKIGTKNLSNAENVSLTQNKNNINNINNININGSINSNNINMNERGSYYNQSLNIDDLTGFDVHIGIMEINCPMNDPKIVCVVRYDDESVNSAIQDVQRVSKPKSPDQVMSTGEYIFNIDNKIHLNNLPQKKTGDVPSFMIDIHDVNGKELIGTCSCSFINEKTLIKNSIWDIYSKKNNSTPDVIIGKMYVTISPYPSKSILPAQLFKNVKHSQYKTPGRVESESGVLSKSNVDMSKNMNDTKISTKGKVGFQKSAILSKVIVDKTPLENKKKVSVPVQRGKRVSFKSFSLKLESSESKDEEDNNTEQGSKSQTEKEATVADNNNRDVDDKKKESDKDVGETNKVSSKFSVKNFIKNFANKIESNKIEKENVSLTLKKKTDKEEMKDDKNISEENKVEKKEAQDENENKDNIIKKEMSKVKDGILKIKLPALSKKEPSIVVTKESAKSKAAEEKVGDDKKMMSSGKSSELKVKDLTTNRENDDKKNDNKNDDDEKNDDEKNDDEKNDDEKNDDEKNDDEKNDDKKNDDNNNNNNDDGGKGIVGKPKMALPKIKIEPKKDSLKKILLNKTIGKTSTAETKMMNTKDEEGAKPKLSILKKEIPLNNKEDSSNVSKFAKISKTVMNKNDMEQNKITEEGKGNKFGMKKEETAKGEVVSEKKKPSKSSMFSFFKLRQSRVENEGNTTKVGEVQKDVSVTQKKEVATKAIEKDVSKMIKLPIQKKEAPSVASQESVESEELKSKIQEAKSKTLLIDKSKVLSKLSKNVPVKKEIKKFVPKLKNFA